A window of Pedobacter lusitanus contains these coding sequences:
- a CDS encoding sensor histidine kinase — protein sequence MKDPFSILTIFATMKTKLPIKNLLKVSCSFSLAISLFLFSSSSMEGETMEGASCRSIMFFFLMMFISIGNTGLLVILKEKNRVGGRNCTAWFYVSSFVMSTLIMWIMYAFQMYLIQQGISARTLGIKVKGDIIYLYTAVQGLFVNSVLLLLQNFIIVQDANNKAQLENSRLNAASSEAAYQLLQQQIQPHFLFNALNILKSLIKKSPARAEDYLQRLSDFLRVSVSGNKRGLATLHDEVKLGIDYLEMQKVRFGEALRFSFDTTKSEGLLPVFSLQPLLENAIKHNELTDADPLTIEIKQTGNWISVANNIKLRSVTEHSTGSGLANLAERYKLLSGDDIEIKDDGKVFSVSLKILDNEDRNYRR from the coding sequence ATGAAAGATCCTTTTTCTATCCTGACTATATTTGCCACGATGAAGACAAAGCTTCCGATTAAGAATTTATTAAAAGTAAGCTGTAGTTTTTCTCTGGCTATAAGCCTGTTCCTGTTCAGTTCTTCCTCTATGGAAGGAGAGACTATGGAGGGAGCATCATGCAGATCAATTATGTTTTTCTTCCTGATGATGTTTATCAGTATAGGTAATACAGGTTTGCTTGTCATTTTGAAAGAAAAGAACCGTGTTGGCGGACGTAATTGTACAGCCTGGTTCTATGTGTCCAGTTTTGTGATGAGTACACTGATTATGTGGATTATGTACGCTTTTCAAATGTATCTGATTCAGCAGGGGATCTCTGCAAGAACACTGGGCATTAAAGTTAAAGGAGATATTATTTATCTGTATACTGCAGTGCAGGGGCTGTTTGTCAATAGTGTATTGCTGCTGTTGCAAAATTTCATTATTGTTCAGGATGCGAATAATAAAGCACAACTGGAAAACTCCAGGTTAAATGCGGCTAGTTCAGAAGCTGCTTATCAGTTACTACAGCAGCAGATTCAGCCTCATTTCTTATTTAATGCTCTTAATATTCTTAAATCGTTAATCAAAAAGAGTCCTGCCAGAGCAGAAGATTACCTGCAGCGGTTATCAGACTTTTTGCGGGTTTCGGTATCCGGAAATAAAAGAGGACTCGCAACACTCCATGATGAAGTGAAATTAGGGATAGATTATCTGGAAATGCAGAAGGTCAGATTTGGGGAAGCGCTGCGGTTTTCTTTTGACACCACAAAATCAGAGGGTCTGCTGCCTGTTTTCTCTTTGCAGCCTCTTCTCGAAAATGCAATTAAGCATAATGAACTGACTGATGCAGATCCGCTTACCATAGAAATAAAACAAACTGGAAACTGGATCAGTGTAGCCAATAATATTAAGCTGAGGTCAGTGACCGAACACTCTACCGGAAGCGGCTTAGCTAATCTTGCTGAAAGATATAAACTGTTATCAGGGGATGATATTGAAATCAAAGATGATGGTAAAGTCTTTTCAGTGAGTTTAAAAATTTTAGATAATGAAGATCGTAATTATAGAAGATGA
- a CDS encoding LytR/AlgR family response regulator transcription factor, whose amino-acid sequence MKIVIIEDEKLTAEDLADVILKLQPDAQLVAFLRSVKEAVEYFERGPVPDLIFSDIQLGDGVSFDVFKTVNVAAPIIFCTAYDEYAMNAFKTNGIDYILKPFTEVSIAQALNKYHSLRRGFSPERITYDAIFDHFVSKMPPKTSSILVSYKDKIIPVKTDHIALFYIANEETSLLTFDHKTYVLNKNLEELEKLSGDDFFRVNRQYLVNRKAVKDAAHFFSRKLVINLSVSFRDPITISKEKTPQFLDWLARK is encoded by the coding sequence ATGAAGATCGTAATTATAGAAGATGAAAAGTTAACGGCTGAAGATCTCGCTGATGTGATTTTGAAATTGCAGCCCGACGCGCAGCTGGTTGCTTTTCTCAGATCTGTAAAAGAAGCCGTGGAATATTTTGAAAGAGGGCCTGTACCTGATTTAATCTTTAGTGATATACAATTAGGTGATGGGGTGAGCTTTGATGTTTTTAAAACCGTCAACGTTGCTGCACCTATTATTTTTTGCACTGCTTATGATGAGTATGCGATGAATGCTTTCAAGACCAACGGTATTGATTATATTCTAAAGCCATTTACTGAAGTTTCCATTGCACAGGCTTTAAACAAATACCATTCTTTACGCAGAGGATTCTCTCCTGAAAGAATAACCTATGATGCTATTTTTGATCATTTTGTAAGTAAGATGCCACCAAAGACATCTTCTATATTAGTGAGCTATAAGGATAAAATCATTCCTGTCAAAACTGATCATATCGCTTTGTTCTATATCGCCAATGAGGAAACCAGTCTGCTGACTTTTGATCATAAAACCTATGTGCTGAATAAGAATCTGGAAGAGCTTGAAAAACTATCGGGTGATGATTTTTTCAGAGTAAACCGTCAGTATCTTGTGAACCGGAAAGCTGTAAAAGATGCAGCACATTTTTTTTCCCGTAAGCTGGTGATTAACCTGTCTGTTTCGTTCAGGGATCCTATTACCATCAGTAAGGAAAAAACGCCTCAGTTTCTGGATTGGCTGGCCAGGAAGTAA
- the gap gene encoding type I glyceraldehyde-3-phosphate dehydrogenase produces MTKIGINGFGRIGRLVFRAALKRGLDIVAINDLVEPDYMAYMLKYDSTHGRFDGTIEVVDGHLVVNGKTIRITAERDPANLKWNEVGVETVIESTGLFLTQADAEKHLAAGAKRVVLSAPAKDDSIPTYVMGVNHDKLTADQTVVSNASCTTNCLAPIAKVLHDNWGIAEGLMSTVHAVTATQKTVDGPSAKDWRGGRGGFSNIIPSATGAAKAVTKVIPALKGKLTGMAFRVPVADVSVVDLTVRLEKPATYQQIKDAMKAASLGELKGVLGYTEDEVVSSDFIGDDHASIFDANAGIALNDNFVKVVSWYDNEWGYSSALAKFVEYYGNLK; encoded by the coding sequence ATGACAAAAATTGGAATAAACGGTTTTGGCCGTATCGGCAGACTGGTTTTCAGAGCTGCTTTAAAAAGAGGTTTAGACATAGTTGCAATTAATGATCTTGTTGAGCCGGATTATATGGCTTACATGTTAAAATACGATTCTACACATGGTCGTTTTGATGGAACTATTGAAGTAGTTGACGGACATTTAGTAGTTAATGGAAAAACAATCCGTATTACTGCGGAGAGAGATCCTGCAAACTTAAAATGGAATGAAGTAGGTGTTGAAACTGTTATTGAGTCTACAGGGTTATTCTTAACTCAGGCTGATGCTGAAAAACATCTTGCTGCAGGTGCAAAAAGAGTTGTTCTTTCTGCTCCGGCCAAAGATGATTCTATCCCTACTTATGTAATGGGTGTAAATCATGACAAGTTAACAGCAGATCAGACTGTTGTTTCTAATGCTTCATGTACAACTAACTGTCTTGCACCAATCGCTAAGGTATTACACGATAACTGGGGTATTGCTGAAGGATTAATGAGTACTGTACACGCTGTAACAGCAACACAGAAAACTGTTGATGGTCCTTCTGCGAAAGACTGGAGAGGCGGACGTGGTGGTTTCTCTAACATCATTCCTTCTGCTACAGGTGCTGCAAAAGCAGTAACTAAAGTTATTCCTGCACTTAAAGGTAAATTGACTGGTATGGCTTTCCGTGTACCGGTTGCTGATGTATCAGTAGTAGATTTAACTGTACGTCTGGAAAAACCAGCTACTTATCAGCAAATCAAAGATGCAATGAAAGCTGCTTCTCTTGGTGAATTAAAAGGAGTTTTAGGTTACACTGAAGATGAGGTTGTTTCATCTGACTTTATCGGTGATGATCACGCTTCTATCTTTGATGCAAATGCAGGTATCGCATTAAATGACAACTTCGTAAAAGTAGTTTCATGGTATGATAACGAATGGGGCTATTCTTCAGCATTAGCAAAATTCGTAGAATACTACGGAAACTTAAAATAA
- the pfkA gene encoding 6-phosphofructokinase gives MKPNIKNIAVLTSGGDAPGMNACIRAVVRTGIYNGINMFGVLQGYQGLITNNIIPMDARSVSNIIHLGGTVLKTARCLEFKTDEGMDLAYENLKLHQIDALVVIGGDGTFTGARRFAQRHQINVIAIPGTIDNDLYGSDFTLGYDTAINTVIEAIDKIRDTADSHDRLFFVEVMGRDSGCIALRSAIACGAEAVLLPERATSLDELIKQLEAGAATKKSSSIVIVSEGHKQGGAYDIAKHVKEKFNHYDTKVTILGHLQRGGSPSSFDRILGSRLGYAAVNELLKGNTQQMVGLRGNDIKLTSLDEALTEHSFKLESDLLEMTKVLSI, from the coding sequence ATGAAACCAAATATCAAAAATATCGCTGTATTGACATCTGGGGGTGACGCTCCCGGGATGAACGCATGCATAAGAGCAGTTGTACGTACCGGTATTTACAATGGTATAAATATGTTTGGAGTTTTGCAAGGTTATCAGGGATTAATAACGAATAATATTATTCCTATGGATGCCCGTTCAGTGAGCAACATTATCCATTTAGGTGGAACCGTACTCAAAACGGCACGTTGCTTAGAGTTTAAAACTGACGAAGGTATGGACCTTGCGTATGAAAACCTCAAGCTGCATCAGATAGATGCACTGGTTGTTATTGGTGGTGATGGTACTTTTACCGGAGCCCGTCGTTTTGCGCAAAGACACCAGATTAATGTAATTGCCATTCCCGGTACTATTGACAATGATTTATACGGATCCGATTTTACATTGGGCTATGATACTGCCATTAACACAGTCATCGAAGCCATAGATAAAATCAGGGATACCGCTGATTCACACGACCGTTTATTCTTTGTTGAGGTAATGGGCCGCGACTCAGGTTGTATCGCTTTAAGAAGTGCTATTGCCTGCGGAGCTGAAGCTGTATTACTGCCTGAGAGAGCAACAAGCCTGGACGAGCTGATCAAACAGCTTGAAGCCGGAGCAGCAACAAAGAAGTCTTCCAGTATTGTAATTGTATCTGAAGGACATAAACAGGGTGGTGCCTATGACATTGCCAAACATGTTAAAGAAAAGTTCAACCATTATGATACAAAGGTGACTATCTTAGGACACCTGCAGCGTGGTGGAAGTCCAAGTAGTTTTGACAGGATCTTAGGTAGTCGTTTAGGATATGCAGCCGTAAATGAATTGCTGAAAGGCAACACTCAGCAAATGGTTGGATTAAGAGGAAACGATATTAAGCTGACCAGTCTGGACGAAGCGCTGACAGAACATAGTTTTAAATTAGAAAGTGATCTTTTGGAAATGACTAAAGTTTTATCCATTTAA
- a CDS encoding NUDIX hydrolase, whose translation MKEVLPQLTSTFSIDCVLFGFDEGELKVLLIERNEEPFKDWWALPGYLVNENESLDQSAARILHELTGIENVYMEQFYTFGDVGRHPQGRIISVAYYAMLRLGGDKALKPISNYAKQAHWINVKELPPLAFDHQKIFDQGLEKIKRRIKHQPIAFELLPEKFTLTQLQNVYEVILGKKLDKRNFRKKMLSFNVLKDLNEKQKGVSFRAATLYRFDKRKYGKLFGKEISF comes from the coding sequence TTGAAAGAAGTCTTACCACAGCTTACTTCCACCTTCTCGATAGATTGTGTTTTGTTCGGATTTGATGAAGGAGAATTAAAAGTTCTTTTGATTGAAAGGAATGAAGAACCTTTTAAAGATTGGTGGGCCCTTCCCGGATATCTTGTAAACGAGAACGAAAGTTTAGATCAGTCAGCGGCGCGTATTCTGCACGAACTAACTGGTATAGAGAATGTTTATATGGAACAGTTCTATACTTTTGGTGATGTCGGCCGCCACCCTCAGGGGAGAATTATATCAGTAGCTTATTATGCAATGTTGCGTTTGGGGGGCGATAAAGCCCTTAAACCAATCAGCAATTATGCTAAACAGGCACATTGGATTAATGTCAAAGAGCTGCCTCCTCTGGCTTTTGATCATCAGAAAATATTTGATCAGGGGCTTGAAAAGATCAAAAGGAGGATCAAACATCAGCCTATAGCATTTGAATTACTGCCTGAAAAATTCACATTAACGCAATTGCAGAATGTGTATGAAGTTATTTTGGGCAAAAAACTTGACAAAAGAAATTTCAGGAAAAAAATGCTCAGCTTCAACGTTTTAAAAGACCTGAATGAGAAACAGAAAGGAGTGTCTTTTAGGGCAGCCACGCTGTACCGTTTTGATAAAAGAAAATATGGAAAGTTATTTGGAAAAGAAATCTCTTTTTAA
- a CDS encoding N-acetylglucosamine kinase: MIVIADGGSTKTNWCLINEAGRKIHFNTEGYNPYFSSTDYIVESLKKSLPDHLEADKLTEVYYYGAGCSTDANKKIVSDAMGQIFPNAIIFIGHDLLASCRALLGDEPGFAAILGTGTNSCLYDGSDISLNIDSLGYFLGDEGSGCYIGKRILGDYMKGYMPKGLRESFYDNFALTNEDIFDHIYNKPLPNRFCAGFSKFLYDFKDNYEDYAFSTVEYAFTAFFENLVIHYPNYKDYTLNCVGSVGYSFRDILSIVADRYEMGVGKIIRSPIDDLVDYHMQPARSLR; encoded by the coding sequence ATGATAGTTATTGCAGATGGTGGTTCAACCAAAACCAATTGGTGCTTAATTAATGAAGCTGGTAGAAAAATTCATTTTAACACTGAAGGTTACAATCCGTATTTTTCAAGTACAGATTATATCGTTGAATCTTTAAAAAAATCCTTACCGGATCATTTAGAAGCAGATAAGCTAACAGAAGTATATTATTACGGCGCAGGCTGTTCAACTGATGCAAATAAAAAAATTGTATCAGATGCTATGGGACAGATTTTCCCTAATGCAATCATCTTTATCGGACATGATTTACTGGCTTCGTGCAGAGCATTATTAGGTGATGAACCTGGTTTCGCTGCTATCCTGGGTACAGGTACGAATTCATGTCTTTATGATGGAAGCGACATTTCTTTAAACATTGATTCTTTAGGTTATTTCCTTGGTGATGAAGGTAGCGGATGTTACATCGGTAAACGCATTCTTGGTGATTACATGAAAGGTTATATGCCAAAAGGACTGAGAGAAAGTTTCTATGATAATTTTGCACTGACTAACGAAGATATCTTTGACCACATCTATAATAAGCCGCTTCCAAACCGTTTTTGCGCAGGATTCAGCAAGTTCTTATATGACTTCAAAGATAACTACGAGGACTATGCATTCTCTACTGTAGAATATGCTTTCACCGCATTTTTTGAGAACCTGGTTATTCACTATCCTAATTATAAAGACTATACCTTAAACTGTGTGGGTTCTGTAGGCTATAGCTTCAGAGATATCCTGAGCATTGTTGCTGACAGATACGAAATGGGTGTAGGTAAAATTATCCGTTCTCCTATAGATGATCTTGTTGATTACCATATGCAACCAGCAAGAAGTCTGAGATAA
- a CDS encoding threonine aldolase family protein: MQKKIDFRSDTVTMPTADMISAMMMAKVGDDVYGEDETVAELENKLSVLFNMEAGLFCPSGTMTNQIAIKCFTQPMDEVICDQTAHVYRYEGGGIAFHSSASVRLLNGPRGILTPEMIAPEINEDNIHYPNSSLVVLENTVNKGGGACYTLEQIAPIAELCRSRGLKVHLDGARIFNALVRTGDQAGDYGQYFDGISICLSKGLGAPVGSVLLGTKATIRQAKKIRKAFGGGMRQAGFLAAAGIYALDHHVTRLAEDHLHAQLLADALEEAVFVESVMPVETNIVIFKIAAGYTAAGILDSLNTSGILCGAFGPDTLRFVTHLNTDAGQIARAIQLIKELKP, encoded by the coding sequence ATGCAAAAAAAAATAGATTTTAGAAGTGATACTGTAACGATGCCTACTGCAGATATGATCTCTGCAATGATGATGGCAAAAGTTGGTGATGATGTATACGGGGAAGATGAAACTGTTGCTGAACTTGAAAACAAGCTATCTGTACTCTTTAATATGGAAGCCGGATTATTTTGTCCTTCGGGGACCATGACCAATCAGATAGCGATTAAGTGTTTTACCCAGCCTATGGATGAGGTAATTTGTGATCAGACCGCACATGTTTACCGTTATGAGGGTGGTGGTATTGCATTTCATTCTTCTGCTTCAGTAAGGCTGCTTAACGGACCAAGAGGAATTCTTACTCCGGAAATGATTGCCCCGGAAATTAATGAAGATAATATCCATTATCCTAATTCCAGTTTAGTGGTATTGGAAAATACAGTAAATAAAGGAGGTGGAGCCTGTTATACACTGGAGCAGATCGCACCGATAGCAGAACTCTGCAGGAGCCGGGGTTTAAAAGTCCATCTGGACGGTGCAAGAATTTTTAATGCGCTGGTCAGAACAGGGGATCAGGCCGGAGATTACGGTCAGTATTTTGACGGAATTTCAATATGTCTTTCTAAAGGACTGGGCGCGCCGGTGGGTTCAGTACTGCTGGGTACAAAAGCTACTATTCGTCAGGCAAAAAAGATCCGTAAAGCATTTGGTGGTGGCATGCGCCAGGCAGGTTTTCTTGCTGCTGCAGGGATTTATGCGCTGGACCATCATGTAACCAGGCTTGCAGAAGATCATTTGCATGCGCAGCTTCTGGCAGATGCTCTGGAAGAAGCCGTGTTTGTAGAATCAGTAATGCCAGTAGAAACGAATATTGTTATTTTTAAAATAGCAGCAGGTTATACTGCTGCGGGTATACTGGACAGTCTAAATACCAGTGGTATTTTATGTGGTGCTTTTGGCCCGGATACTTTGAGATTTGTTACTCACCTCAATACAGATGCCGGTCAGATTGCAAGGGCCATTCAGCTGATCAAAGAACTTAAACCATAA
- the accC gene encoding acetyl-CoA carboxylase biotin carboxylase subunit — translation MKKILIANRGEIALRIMRSAKEMGILTVAVFSEADREALHVRYADEAIFIGPAPASQSYLVGQKIIDACITTGAEAIHPGYGFLSENAEFARMVKDAGLILIGPSPEAMATMGNKLSAKAAALKYHIPMVPGTEEAITDIEEAKRRAQEVGFPILIKAAAGGGGKGMRIVEELAVFEEQMQLAVSEAKSAFGDGAVFIERYVSSPRHIEIQVLGDNHGNIVHLFERECSIQRRHQKVIEEAPSSVLTPEIREKMGKCAVDVARSVNYTGAGTVEFILDENLDFFFLEMNTRLQVEHPVTELITGLDLVKEQIKIARGEKLSYSQEDLKINGHAVELRVYAEDPQHNFLPDIGILKTYRTPKGNGVRVDDGFEQGMEIPVYYDPMIAKLITYGANREEAISRMSRAISEYDITGIQTTLNFGKFVMGHEAFTSGNFDTHFVSKYFNPQDREKTEEDEALIAAIVALKNLKKKKSTAVTETAGGTTSNWLKNRTKY, via the coding sequence ATGAAGAAGATTTTAATTGCCAACAGGGGCGAGATTGCATTGCGTATCATGCGTTCTGCAAAAGAAATGGGCATATTGACTGTCGCTGTATTTTCTGAAGCCGACAGAGAAGCCCTTCACGTACGTTATGCAGACGAAGCTATTTTTATTGGCCCTGCACCTGCAAGCCAGTCTTATCTGGTAGGACAAAAGATTATAGACGCCTGTATAACCACAGGTGCTGAAGCTATACATCCTGGATATGGATTCTTATCAGAAAACGCCGAATTTGCCAGGATGGTGAAAGATGCCGGACTGATTCTAATAGGGCCTTCACCAGAAGCGATGGCAACAATGGGCAATAAATTATCTGCTAAAGCTGCCGCATTGAAATATCATATTCCTATGGTTCCCGGAACCGAAGAAGCCATTACTGATATAGAAGAAGCTAAACGCAGGGCACAGGAAGTTGGCTTTCCGATTCTGATTAAGGCTGCCGCAGGCGGAGGAGGAAAAGGGATGCGTATTGTAGAAGAACTGGCTGTTTTTGAAGAGCAGATGCAGCTGGCGGTAAGTGAAGCCAAATCCGCATTTGGTGATGGAGCAGTTTTTATAGAAAGATATGTTTCATCACCCAGACATATCGAAATACAGGTATTGGGAGATAATCATGGAAATATAGTTCATCTTTTTGAAAGAGAATGCTCTATTCAGCGAAGACATCAGAAGGTCATTGAAGAAGCACCTTCCAGTGTGCTCACTCCTGAAATCAGAGAGAAAATGGGTAAATGTGCTGTAGACGTTGCCAGATCTGTTAATTATACCGGAGCAGGTACTGTAGAGTTTATTTTAGATGAAAACCTGGATTTCTTTTTTCTGGAAATGAATACCCGTTTGCAGGTAGAACATCCGGTTACAGAATTAATTACCGGGCTTGATCTGGTTAAAGAACAGATTAAAATAGCCAGGGGCGAGAAATTGAGCTATAGCCAGGAGGATTTAAAAATTAACGGACATGCCGTGGAACTCAGAGTTTATGCAGAAGATCCGCAGCATAATTTCCTTCCGGACATTGGCATATTAAAGACTTACCGCACGCCAAAAGGGAATGGAGTCAGAGTAGATGATGGATTTGAACAGGGGATGGAAATTCCTGTTTACTATGATCCAATGATTGCCAAGCTGATTACCTATGGTGCAAACCGGGAGGAAGCTATTTCCAGAATGAGCCGTGCGATTTCAGAATATGACATTACAGGCATTCAAACTACTTTGAACTTTGGTAAATTTGTCATGGGACATGAGGCTTTTACTTCCGGAAATTTTGATACCCATTTCGTAAGTAAATATTTTAACCCACAGGACAGGGAAAAAACAGAAGAAGATGAAGCCCTTATTGCGGCTATAGTTGCACTGAAAAACCTGAAGAAGAAAAAAAGCACTGCAGTAACAGAAACGGCAGGCGGGACAACCAGTAACTGGCTTAAAAACCGGACAAAATATTAG
- a CDS encoding riboflavin synthase yields the protein MFTGIIETLGTVKEIRVEGTNIHYTIESALSHELKIDQSVSHNGVCLTVVAINERTHTVTAIQETLEKSNMQHLTEGMKVNLERCMQMNGRLDGHIVQGHVDQTAVCVRREELDGSWEYRFKYDSSKGNVTVEKGSVSVNGISLTVVNSAEDEFSVFIIPYTFEHTNLQEVNTGDTVNLEFDIIGKYVARLINK from the coding sequence ATGTTTACAGGCATTATTGAAACACTAGGAACAGTTAAAGAGATCAGAGTAGAAGGAACAAACATTCATTATACAATTGAATCTGCGCTTAGTCACGAATTGAAAATTGATCAGAGTGTATCGCATAACGGCGTATGTCTGACAGTAGTAGCAATTAATGAGCGTACCCATACGGTTACTGCAATCCAGGAGACCCTGGAGAAAAGTAATATGCAGCACCTGACCGAAGGAATGAAGGTGAATCTGGAAAGATGTATGCAGATGAATGGCCGTCTTGACGGGCATATAGTTCAGGGACATGTGGACCAGACGGCTGTATGTGTACGGAGAGAAGAACTTGATGGGAGCTGGGAGTACCGTTTTAAATACGATAGCAGTAAGGGAAATGTAACTGTGGAAAAAGGATCTGTATCGGTAAATGGAATTAGTCTTACCGTAGTCAATTCTGCTGAAGATGAATTCTCTGTGTTTATCATTCCATATACTTTTGAACATACCAATTTACAGGAAGTAAATACCGGAGATACAGTGAATCTTGAGTTTGATATTATAGGTAAATATGTAGCCCGCTTAATCAATAAATAA
- a CDS encoding sensor histidine kinase codes for MDFDFNLYALSLIISGIITLLLSSYILSNEKGTVRWVGYLMLSNSIWSLAYGFELASTTLSQMKFLINIEYIGIVAVPFYWFLFCMDLSGKEEWLKKTGNQLLITAVPILSLILVWTNHVHHLHYKMLSVDYSGSFPMLKIMPGIAFYFFIGYFYTLLIVGNYFLIRKFRNSDRIYKKQNQVILTAAMIPWLANFSYLVGLRPIPNLDITPFAFQLSTFLIFIAIYRFKFLSVLPVAREKVLELMQDGFIVLDYRNRVIDYNSAFKKYISVYHSDKIIGKDINELLQYQPELLDLLNHQESGKVELLVHTANGVFDLEADICFLNENKLNRNATIIKLQDLTNVRQEALKSKRQAEELQKLNQLKDRIFSIMAHDLRGPLLNLAEVLKMTSDDTISAEEFKDLSPTLTKDISYTTDLLENILHWSRSQLKGYGINKDLFDLKNLINTEVNYHLKAATGKKIEIIQQLADDLTAHADLLMMQIVIRNLIINAIKFCHENCRINISATYLNPDYIGLNIQDNGVGIAFENIQKIFKGENFSSRGTQNEKGTGIGLMVCWDFMARNEGSIHIESELGKGTTFKLQIPRRSL; via the coding sequence ATGGATTTTGATTTTAACCTCTATGCATTAAGCCTGATTATTTCCGGCATCATCACTCTTCTTCTTTCAAGTTACATACTGAGTAATGAAAAGGGGACAGTCCGCTGGGTCGGATACCTGATGTTATCCAATTCGATCTGGTCTCTGGCTTATGGTTTTGAACTGGCAAGCACCACGCTGAGCCAAATGAAATTCCTGATCAACATCGAGTACATAGGAATTGTTGCAGTCCCTTTTTACTGGTTTTTGTTCTGCATGGATCTTTCGGGAAAAGAAGAATGGTTAAAAAAAACAGGCAATCAATTATTGATCACTGCTGTTCCGATACTTTCACTGATACTGGTATGGACCAATCATGTGCATCATCTGCATTATAAGATGCTTAGTGTAGATTACAGTGGCAGCTTCCCGATGCTCAAGATTATGCCGGGGATAGCTTTTTATTTTTTTATCGGTTATTTCTATACCCTGCTTATTGTAGGGAATTATTTCCTGATCAGGAAATTCAGAAATTCTGACCGGATTTATAAAAAACAAAACCAGGTTATCCTAACCGCAGCCATGATTCCATGGCTGGCAAACTTCTCTTATCTGGTAGGATTAAGACCTATACCCAATCTGGATATTACTCCTTTTGCTTTTCAGCTCTCCACTTTCCTGATCTTTATTGCCATTTACCGGTTTAAATTTCTGAGTGTCCTGCCGGTTGCCAGAGAAAAGGTTCTGGAGCTGATGCAGGATGGATTTATCGTACTGGATTACCGGAACCGGGTTATAGATTACAACTCTGCATTCAAAAAATACATCAGTGTGTATCATTCTGATAAAATCATAGGTAAAGACATTAATGAATTACTGCAATATCAGCCAGAACTCCTGGATCTGCTCAATCATCAGGAATCCGGAAAAGTAGAATTACTCGTGCATACAGCTAATGGTGTATTTGATCTGGAAGCTGATATCTGCTTTTTAAACGAGAATAAGTTAAACCGTAATGCAACCATTATCAAGCTACAGGATTTAACCAATGTCAGACAGGAAGCACTGAAATCCAAACGCCAGGCAGAAGAGCTGCAAAAGCTGAACCAGTTAAAGGACAGAATATTCTCTATTATGGCACATGATCTGAGAGGCCCGCTGTTAAATCTTGCAGAAGTACTAAAAATGACTTCTGATGATACGATAAGTGCTGAAGAGTTTAAAGACCTCTCTCCTACGCTTACCAAAGATATTTCTTATACAACAGACCTCCTGGAAAATATCCTGCACTGGTCAAGAAGCCAGCTTAAAGGATATGGAATCAATAAGGATCTTTTTGATCTGAAAAATCTGATCAATACGGAAGTCAATTATCATCTTAAAGCAGCTACAGGAAAAAAAATAGAAATTATCCAGCAGCTGGCTGATGATCTGACTGCCCATGCCGACCTGCTGATGATGCAGATCGTGATCAGAAATCTGATTATCAATGCGATCAAATTCTGTCATGAGAACTGCAGGATCAATATTTCTGCTACTTATTTAAATCCCGATTATATAGGACTGAATATTCAGGATAACGGTGTTGGTATCGCCTTTGAAAATATTCAAAAGATATTTAAGGGAGAGAACTTCTCCAGCAGAGGAACACAGAATGAAAAAGGAACAGGAATAGGACTGATGGTCTGCTGGGACTTTATGGCCAGAAATGAAGGCAGTATTCATATCGAAAGTGAGCTGGGTAAAGGAACTACCTTCAAACTTCAGATTCCCAGACGGTCTTTGTAA